In one Lolium rigidum isolate FL_2022 chromosome 3, APGP_CSIRO_Lrig_0.1, whole genome shotgun sequence genomic region, the following are encoded:
- the LOC124694309 gene encoding cortical cell-delineating protein-like: MAPSSKKLVVLFVALSLMIAAVHGCGPHCPTPSPPPPATSGGTCPINTLTLGVCADVLNLLKLHHGVPSNEQCCPLLHGLADLDAAVCLCTAIRANILGVINLNLTADIVLLLNQCGKTCPPGFTCPR, from the coding sequence ATGGCGCCATCATCCAAGAAGCTCGTCGTCCTGTTCGTTGCCCTGAGCCTGATGATTGCCGCCGTGCACGGCTGCGGACCCCACTGCCCGACCCCgtcgccaccaccgccggcgacTAGCGGCGGCACCTGCCCGATCAACACGCTGACGCTGGGCGTGTGCGCCGACGTGCTGAACCTGCTGAAATTACACCACGGCGTGCCGTCGAACGAGCAGTGCTGCCCACTGCTGCACGGGCTGGCCGACCTGGACGCCGCCGTGTGCCTCTGCACGGCCATCCGGGCCAACATCCTGGGCGTGATCAACCTCAACCTGACAGCCGACATCGTCCTCCTCCTGAACCAGTGCGGCAAGACCTGCCCTCCCGGCTTCACCTGCCCCCGCTGA
- the LOC124694310 gene encoding cortical cell-delineating protein-like, producing the protein MAPLSKKLVVMFVALSLMIAAVHGCGPHCPTPSPPPPATSGGTCPINTLTLGVCADVLNLLNLHLGVPSDEQCCPLLHGLADLDAAVCLCTAIRANILGVVSLNVTADLVLLLNQCGKTCPPGFTCPR; encoded by the coding sequence ATGGCGCCATTGTCCAAGAAGCTCGTCGTCATGTTCGTTGCCCTGAGCCTGATGATTGCCGCCGTGCACGGCTGCGGACCCCACTGCCCGACCCCgtcgccaccaccgccggcgaccAGCGGCGGCACCTGCCCCATCAACACGCTGACGCTGGGCGTGTGCGCCGACGTGCTGAACCTGCTGAACCTACACCTCGGCGTGCCGTCTGACGAGCAGTGCTGCCCGCTGCTGCACGGGCTGGCCGACCTGGACGCCGCCGTGTGCCTCTGCACGGCCATCCGGGCCAACATCCTGGGCGTCGTCAGCCTCAACGTTACCGCcgacctcgtcctcctcctgaacCAGTGCGGCAAGACCTGCCCTCCCGGCTTCACCTGCCCTCGCTGA